Proteins encoded by one window of Capra hircus breed San Clemente chromosome 8, ASM170441v1, whole genome shotgun sequence:
- the LOC102169960 gene encoding LOW QUALITY PROTEIN: olfactory receptor 13C7-like (The sequence of the model RefSeq protein was modified relative to this genomic sequence to represent the inferred CDS: inserted 1 base in 1 codon), which produces MGKNNQSSVTEFVLLGLSGYPELEAIYFVLVLFMYMVILLGNGVIIIVSVCDSHLHTPMYFFLSNLSFLDICYTSSSIPLFLSSFLTSKKTISFSGCGVQMFLSFAMGATECVLLSMMAFDRYVAICNPLRYPIIMSKNLYVPMAAXVWIAGGVNSMLQTSLAMWLPFCGDNVINHFTCEILAVLKLACADISVNVISMVVANMIFLVVPVLFIFISYVFILSTILRIPSSEGRRKAFSTCSAHLTVVIIFYGTILFMYAKPKAKDSSGVDKVQVTDKIISLFYGVVTPMLNPLIYSLRNKDVKAAVKNILCQKCFSGEK; this is translated from the exons ATGGGAAAGAACAATCAGTCTTCTGTTACAGAATTTGTCCTGCTGGGGCTTTCTGGCTACCCAGAGCTTGAAGCCATTTATTTTGTGCTGGTGTTATTTATGTACATGGTGATCCTGCTGGGAAATGGTGTCATCATCATTGTAAGTGTCTGTGACTCTCACCTGCATAcccccatgtactttttcctcagTAACTTATCATTCTTGGATATTTGCTACACCAGTTCTTCTATCCCCTTATTTCTCAGCAGCTTCTTAACTTCAAAGaagaccatttccttctctggatgtggagtACAAATGTTTCTCTCCTTTGCTATGGGAGCCACGGAATGTGTCCTTCTAAGCATGATGGCAtttgaccgctatgtggccatctgcaacCCTCTGAGATACCCCATCATTATGAGCAAGAATTTGTATGTGCCTATGGCTG GGGTCTGGATTGCAGGGGGTGTCAATTCTATGTTGCAGACCTCTCTTGCAATGTGGCTTCCTTTTTGTGGGGATAATGTTATTAATCATTTCACTTGTGAAATCTTGGCTGTCTTAAAATTGGCCTGTGCTGATATCTCCGTAAATGTTATCAGCATGGTTGTTGCTAATATGATTTTTCTTGTGGTCCcagtactttttattttcatttcctatgttttcattctctctaccatcctgaggattccttcttCAGAAGGAAGGCGCAAAGCCTTCTCTACCTGCTCTGCCCACTTAACAGTGGTGATTATATTCTATGGAACCATCCTCTTCATGTATGCAAAGCCCAAGGCTAAAGATTCCTCTGGTGTAGACAAAGTCCAAGTCACAGACAAAATCATCTCTCTCTTCTATGGAGTCGTGACGCCTATGCTCAATCCCCTCATCTACAGTTTGAGGAACAAAGACGTGAAGGCAGCTGTGAAGAATATACTCTGTCAGAAATGCTTCTCAGGGGAAAAGTGa